One Saccharopolyspora erythraea NRRL 2338 genomic region harbors:
- a CDS encoding carboxyl transferase domain-containing protein: MDAPVLTTAVDPASESYARYTEHHGKLVADLDAELDRARLGGPEKSRLRHVERGKLLPRDRVDALLDRGSPFLELSTLAAHGLYDDEAPSAGIITGVGRVSGRECVVVANDATVKGGTYYPMTVKKHLRAQEVALHNNLPCIYLVDSGGAFLPRQDEVFPDREHFGRIFYNQATMSARGIPQIAAVLGSCTAGGAYVPAMSDEAVIVREQGTIFLGGPPLVKAATGAEVTAEELGGGELHSHTSGVTDHLAADDPDALRIVRSIVSTLGPRAARPWDVAPVEEPVVDPGDLYGVVPTDSRTPYDVREVIARVVDGSRFAEFKRDYGPTLVTGFARIHGHPVGIIANNGILFSESAMKGAHFIELCDKRSIPLVFLQNISGFMVGKEYEAGGIAKHGAKMVTAVACARVPKFTVVIGGSFGAGNYSMCGRAYSPRFLWMWPNARISVMGGEQAASVLATVRRDQYEARGQEWSAEDEEAFKQPIRDQYEHQGHPYYSTARLWDDGVIDPMQTRTVLGLALSAAANAPLEPVGYGVFRM; encoded by the coding sequence ATGGATGCGCCCGTCCTCACCACGGCCGTCGACCCGGCCTCGGAGTCCTACGCGCGCTACACCGAGCACCACGGCAAGCTCGTCGCCGACCTCGACGCCGAGCTCGACCGCGCCCGCCTCGGTGGGCCGGAGAAGTCCCGCCTGCGCCACGTCGAGCGCGGCAAGCTGCTCCCCCGAGACCGGGTGGACGCGCTGCTGGACCGCGGCTCGCCGTTCCTGGAGCTGTCCACGCTGGCCGCGCACGGCCTCTACGACGACGAGGCGCCCTCGGCCGGGATAATCACCGGCGTCGGCCGCGTGTCGGGGCGCGAGTGCGTCGTGGTCGCCAACGACGCGACCGTCAAGGGCGGCACCTACTACCCGATGACGGTCAAGAAGCACCTGCGCGCCCAGGAGGTGGCGCTGCACAACAACCTGCCGTGCATCTACCTGGTCGACTCCGGCGGCGCCTTCCTGCCCAGGCAGGACGAGGTGTTCCCGGACCGCGAGCACTTCGGGCGGATCTTCTACAACCAGGCGACCATGTCCGCGCGCGGCATCCCGCAGATCGCCGCCGTGCTCGGCTCGTGCACCGCGGGCGGCGCGTACGTGCCCGCGATGAGCGACGAGGCCGTGATCGTGCGCGAGCAGGGCACCATCTTCCTCGGCGGCCCGCCGCTGGTGAAGGCCGCGACCGGCGCCGAGGTGACCGCCGAGGAGCTCGGCGGCGGGGAGCTGCACTCCCACACCTCCGGCGTCACCGACCACCTCGCCGCCGACGACCCGGACGCGCTGCGCATCGTGCGCTCGATCGTGAGCACCCTCGGCCCGCGCGCGGCCCGCCCGTGGGACGTCGCCCCGGTGGAGGAACCGGTGGTCGACCCCGGCGACCTCTACGGCGTCGTGCCCACCGACAGCCGCACCCCCTACGACGTGCGCGAGGTCATCGCCCGCGTCGTCGACGGCAGCCGGTTCGCCGAGTTCAAGCGCGACTACGGCCCGACCCTGGTCACCGGCTTCGCCCGCATCCACGGGCACCCCGTGGGCATCATCGCCAACAACGGCATCCTGTTCAGCGAGTCCGCGATGAAGGGCGCGCACTTCATCGAGCTGTGCGACAAGCGCTCGATCCCGCTGGTGTTCCTGCAGAACATCTCCGGCTTCATGGTCGGCAAGGAGTACGAGGCGGGCGGCATCGCCAAGCACGGCGCGAAGATGGTCACCGCGGTGGCGTGCGCCCGGGTCCCGAAGTTCACCGTGGTCATCGGCGGCTCGTTCGGGGCGGGCAACTACTCGATGTGCGGGCGGGCCTACTCGCCCCGGTTCCTGTGGATGTGGCCCAACGCCCGGATCTCGGTCATGGGCGGCGAGCAGGCGGCCTCGGTGCTGGCCACCGTCCGCCGCGACCAGTACGAGGCGCGCGGCCAGGAGTGGTCGGCCGAGGACGAGGAAGCGTTCAAACAGCCCATCCGCGACCAGTACGAGCACCAGGGCCACCCGTACTACTCGACCGCCCGGCTGTGGGACGACGGCGTGATCGACCCGATGCAGACCCGCACCGTGCTCGGCCTGGCGCTCTCAGCCGCGGCCAACGCGCCGCTGGAGCCGGTCGGCTACGGCGTCTTCCGGATGTGA